The Limanda limanda chromosome 21, fLimLim1.1, whole genome shotgun sequence genome contains the following window.
ACACTGCCCTCTAttttcagtgattttttttgGTCCATCAATTGTTTAGTCTATTCAGTGGTGAACATACAGAAAATTGTGAAAAAGACCTGATGTAATGTTTGTCGTCTGAGTGGCAGCAAAAcgaagaagcagcaggaaacaaagaagcagcaggaagttGCTGGAAAGGGTTAATTTGCAATGTTTTATGTGATGCGTAGTTCCTGCACTCATAATAATTGACACAGTcttccaatatttattttttttgctctgaaatgtttttttttggttttgttagAAATTTGCTTCTGGGACCGGTGAAAggtttactttttttaaatttatttttaatattttttctccaactttattttcaaactTGTATACGTACGTACATTGTTAATATTCTCAACACAGCAAATAATCATCTGACAGAACAGTTCATTGtacatgtatataaatacattctCTAGATCAGGGGTCAGCAACCTAAGGCACGTGGCGTAATCATTGGTCCACAGGCGATTTCTTATTAAAGAAATCTTTAAAGGTTTTGCCGTCACGCAGCCTTTATTATTTAGCTTGATTGATGTTAACACCTCCCAGGTGCCAGTAATGCGCAATAGGTTGGATGCCAATCGCCAttaaataagaagaagaagaagaagcctccAAGCCGGTGCTGCTCGCGTCTCCCCACATGAATCTCTGTGACGTGCAGCCGTTCAGATGTATGGGTGAATAGCTAAAACAACGAAGACACAGGCATTTCAGCCCTCATGGGAAGAAAActatggttttgtttttcacaaggACCGTGATGTGTGCACgttatgttttgaaaatgttgtttctcCGAACGTCCAGTGTTAAGCGCCACTATGAGACAAAGCAACAAAGAAGTTTCAAAGATCAGGCAGACGAGGGAGAATCCTTTAAACGTGCAGTGTCCAGGTACCAGAAGCCAACTCTCTCAAAGTCTTGGTCACTGCCAGAAACCATGCGACTGAAGCAAGCTTTCGCAATTCTGAATATGATTGGGGTTGGTGGGGTTAATGAAAAACTTATTATTGCAATCATAATGagataaacatgtttctttaaagaTTTGTTCTATATATAGCCAATATGGATGGAATAAAATGACATATTTGTTGGAAATATTAATGTGGTTCAATAATAAAagttaatgtaaaaatatgttgATATGGCACACTAAATAACAAGAAAATTTCACATTGGCACTTGTCagaaaggttgccgacccctgcgcTAGATGTAGATGATTACATTTTAGTTATAAGGAATAAAACAGTAGAGTTGTTCTAAAACTATGGACTATAGGAAAAAATAGGGAAATGTATAGAGTGTATTGACTGTATGTCTATACAGTCTATACAGTTCACTATATAAGAGCACTATTCCACATTCCAATGATCTCAGAGTTAGAGAAGTTTATCCTTTGATCAACAGAGCTCTTAGATTCAACTTTCTGTATGGTTGCCAAAAGACCAAACACCCAAACCTTAGTAGCTGGTGTGGATGTCGCAAACCTGAGGAACTATAAATGAAGGAAACTAAATATGATTTACTGGCAGGACTGTTCTGCGACGCCATCCTACAAGTGGAGGATGTTCAGTTTCCAATCCACAGGATCACCCTCTTTGGATGCAGTCTTTACTTCCAGTAAGCTGGTTACCTGATCTCACTGGGGAGAATATGAATCTTATTGATTCATCTTAATACTGCTACTACCACTAAGATTTACTCCTATTACTAATACTATTAGTCTTACTGTGGAGAAATAATCTGCCTGGAGAAAATACTGAAGAAAAAGAATATAGAtagcttaacacacacacacacacacaaacacaaacagttcaaAACTTGTTTCTGGGCTTACCCATGGTGCAGGTTCCTAGTCTGTCTCCACACAGACAGTAGTCGCAGACGTGAGCGTTTCAAAGGGTTTTTAATGTAAGATTATGTAGTTCTTGTCCGTGTGAAATGgttgaatatcttttttaaatctctgccTTGTCTCCCCTCTAACCCTCAGAGCTCTTTTTAGATGCCGTACAAACACAGGCCAGATTTTCCACATACCCCTGGTGTCTCCTGACATCCTGCGGATCATCATTGAGTTTGCATACACTGGCTCTGTTGCTTCCACAGAGGACAACGTGCAGGAGTTAATGATGACAGCTGATATGCTTAACATAATCGGCATCATAAAAGAATGCTCCCACTTTATCGGTGATCAGATCTGCCCACAGAACTGCATTGGCATCTGGCAGTTCACACATACCTGCCACAGCACCGAGCTGCGGGATGAGGCCTCCCGCTACATCATCCAGCACTTTGAGGATATCATTCCCTTCGAAGAGttcctgcagctctctgtgAAAGAGCTTACTGAATTCATTGCCAGAGATGAACTTAATGTGAGGAAGGAAAGTGTTGTGTTTGATGCAATCCTGCGCTGGATCGGCCACAAACCCAAAGAACGAGAGCAACACATTGCTGTGCTTTTGTCTCAGGTAATATATCTTTCTGTAACAAGTCTAGATTTACTGTAAATGTCCTGACTGACTGTTTTAACACCTGCAGCTTGATTCATTTGGAAAAAACACTGTTGCCTTAAGTTCTGTTTCAGTTTGGGTTCACATTGACCTATTATCAATATACTACGGGTCTTATCTACTAAAGGTTTGCGCGTGTAAAAGCATGTGCAAATGTGATTTCACctgcaaaaaaacatgcaagTTGCTCTAACGCATTGAGGATTGTGTGCAGAATACCACGGGCTCTCCATTTAGTACTAATCCGACTGGATGGACAGCACGAGTTATTCTGCATTCAATTCTCAGTTCGCACCGTTAGTAGAGCAACTTGCATGTTGTTTTGCTGGTGAAATCACGGTTGCATGTGCGCAAACTTTAGTAGTTCAGGCATTTAGAGTCAAGTTGATCGTGATATCAACTAGTTCTGTTCCCTTGTCCCTGTGTAGGTGCGGCTGGGCCTGACAAGCAAGGAGTACATTGTGAACAAGGTGATCCCCAATGTGCTGGTGAAGAACAACCCTGAGTGCAAGAAAATAGAAGACAATTCCCTCCAAATTATATTGCACAAAAACTCACGCAGATCCTTGCGGTCAGGTCTCAGAAACACTCTCGCCCGTCCTCGTGTGCCTCATTCCGTCATGTTGTCAAGTGGAGGCTGGAGCGAGGGCAATCCAATCTGCGATATTGAGGCGTACGATTTCTCTGCCGACCTTTGGATCAACATCCCAGACAAGCTGGAGCATCCTCGGGCCTATCACGGCACAGTCTTCCTCAATGGTTATGTCTACTTTCTCGGTGGCTTTGACAGAGTGGAGTATTTCAACAGCGTGGTCAGGTTggacctggagacacacacctgGCAGGAGGTGGCGCCGATGTACTACCGCCGCTGCTACGTGAGCGTAAC
Protein-coding sequences here:
- the LOC133028148 gene encoding kelch-like protein 10; the protein is MKETKYDLLAGLFCDAILQVEDVQFPIHRITLFGCSLYFQALFRCRTNTGQIFHIPLVSPDILRIIIEFAYTGSVASTEDNVQELMMTADMLNIIGIIKECSHFIGDQICPQNCIGIWQFTHTCHSTELRDEASRYIIQHFEDIIPFEEFLQLSVKELTEFIARDELNVRKESVVFDAILRWIGHKPKEREQHIAVLLSQVRLGLTSKEYIVNKVIPNVLVKNNPECKKIEDNSLQIILHKNSRRSLRSGLRNTLARPRVPHSVMLSSGGWSEGNPICDIEAYDFSADLWINIPDKLEHPRAYHGTVFLNGYVYFLGGFDRVEYFNSVVRLDLETHTWQEVAPMYYRRCYVSVTVLDGFIYALGGSDGRNRHSTAERYCPETNQWTQIATMDLVRSDASCTVLHGKIYMCGGFTGTECLKTAEIYDPETNQWTMTSPMRISRSGLSAAAYNNKIYVVGGCDGQSRLSSVESYNLQTNTWHQLSPMLTCRSNFCLDVIQERLYVVGGYDGAFVTQMAEVYNPHTNAWCNITMPDFPRSGASSCVVTGIFNMADYTLSRDSLPHLNLHGVTENSGDSE